In Enterobacter cloacae, the following are encoded in one genomic region:
- the lptA gene encoding lipopolysaccharide export system protein LptA — protein sequence MKFKTNKLSLKVIIASAMLAASLPALAVTGDTEQPIHIESDTQSLDMQGNVVTFTGNVVMTQGTIKINADKVVVTRPGGEQGKEIIDGYGNPATFYQMQDSGKPVKGHATHMHYELAKDLVILTGNAYLEQLDSNITGDQITYLVKEQKMQASSEKGKRVTTVLVPSQLQDKGKGQAPAQKKSN from the coding sequence ATGAAATTCAAAACAAACAAACTCAGCCTTAAAGTAATTATCGCCAGTGCGATGCTGGCAGCCAGTCTTCCCGCGCTTGCTGTGACTGGCGATACCGAACAGCCTATCCATATCGAATCCGACACGCAGTCGCTCGATATGCAGGGTAACGTCGTCACCTTTACGGGCAACGTCGTAATGACCCAGGGCACCATCAAAATTAACGCCGACAAAGTGGTCGTCACCCGTCCTGGCGGTGAGCAAGGCAAAGAAATTATTGATGGCTATGGCAACCCGGCCACCTTCTATCAGATGCAGGACAGCGGTAAGCCGGTAAAAGGTCATGCCACACATATGCACTATGAGCTGGCGAAGGATCTTGTCATCCTGACCGGTAATGCCTACCTGGAACAGCTGGACAGCAATATCACCGGTGACCAGATCACCTATCTGGTGAAAGAGCAAAAAATGCAGGCTTCCAGCGAGAAAGGCAAACGCGTAACCACCGTGCTTGTTCCATCGCAGCTGCAGGACAAAGGTAAGGGCCAGGCCCCGGCACAGAAGAAGAGTAACTAA
- a CDS encoding ABC transporter ATP-binding protein, with product MATLTAKNLAKAYKGRRVVEDVSLTVNSGEIVGLLGPNGAGKTTTFYMVVGIVPRDAGNIVIDDEDISLLPLHARARRGIGYLPQEASIFRRLSVFDNLMAVLQIRDDLTSEQRQDRANELMEEFHIEHLRDSLGQALSGGERRRVEIARALAANPKFILLDEPFAGVDPISVIDIKRIIEHLRDSGLGVLITDHNVRETLAVCERAYIVSQGHLIAHGTPQQILEDDHVKRVYLGEDFRL from the coding sequence ATGGCAACATTAACTGCAAAAAATCTCGCGAAAGCCTATAAGGGCCGCCGTGTCGTGGAAGATGTCAGTCTGACCGTCAACTCCGGCGAAATCGTTGGCCTGCTCGGCCCAAACGGTGCGGGTAAAACCACGACTTTCTACATGGTTGTTGGCATTGTGCCGCGTGATGCTGGCAACATTGTCATTGATGACGAAGACATCAGCCTTCTGCCACTGCATGCGCGCGCGCGTCGCGGTATCGGCTATCTGCCTCAGGAAGCCTCCATTTTCCGCCGTCTGAGCGTTTTCGATAACCTGATGGCGGTACTGCAAATTCGCGACGACCTGACCAGCGAACAGCGTCAGGATCGCGCGAATGAACTGATGGAAGAATTTCACATTGAGCACCTGCGTGACAGCCTGGGTCAGGCGCTGTCAGGTGGTGAACGCCGTCGTGTTGAGATTGCCCGTGCGCTGGCTGCAAACCCGAAATTTATCCTTCTGGATGAACCGTTTGCGGGCGTTGACCCAATCTCCGTTATCGACATTAAACGCATTATTGAACACCTGCGCGACAGCGGGCTTGGCGTATTGATCACTGACCACAACGTCCGTGAAACGCTGGCCGTGTGTGAACGCGCCTATATTGTTAGCCAGGGCCATCTGATTGCCCACGGTACGCCGCAGCAGATCCTCGAAGATGATCATGTTAAGCGCGTGTATCTTGGGGAAGACTTCAGACTCTGA
- a CDS encoding RNA polymerase sigma-54 factor: MKQGLQLRLSQQLAMTPQLQQAIRLLQLSTLELQQELQQALDSNPLLEQADLHDEVDTQQSQDTETLDTVDALEQKEMPDELPLDASWDEIYTAGTPSGTRADYQDDELPVYQGETTQSLQDYLMWQVELTPFSDTDRAIATSIVDAVDDTGYLTVTLEEILESIGDEEIEPEEIEAVLKRIQRFDPVGVAAKDLRDCLLIQLSQFSKETPWIEEARLIISDHLDLLANHDFRTLMRVTRLKEEVLKEAVNLIQSLDPRPGQSIQTSEPEYVIPDVLVRKHNDRWVVELNSDSIPRLQINQQYASMCTSVRNDSDNQYIRSNLQEARWLIKSLESRNDTLLRVSRCIVEQQQAFFEQGEEYMKPMVLADIAQAVEMHESTISRVTTQKYLHSPRGIFELKYFFSSHVNTEGGGEASSTAIRALVKKLIAAENPAKPLSDSKLTTMLSDQGIMVARRTVAKYRESLSIPPSNQRKQLV, translated from the coding sequence ATGAAGCAAGGTTTGCAATTAAGGCTCAGCCAACAACTGGCAATGACGCCGCAGTTACAGCAGGCAATTCGCCTGCTGCAACTGTCTACATTAGAACTCCAGCAGGAGCTCCAGCAAGCACTGGACAGCAATCCGTTACTGGAGCAAGCCGATCTTCATGACGAGGTAGATACCCAGCAGTCGCAGGACACCGAAACACTCGACACCGTTGATGCTCTCGAGCAAAAAGAGATGCCGGACGAGCTTCCTCTGGATGCCAGCTGGGATGAAATCTACACCGCCGGAACGCCTTCCGGGACGCGTGCAGACTACCAGGACGATGAGCTACCGGTTTATCAGGGTGAAACTACCCAGTCGCTGCAGGATTACCTGATGTGGCAAGTAGAGCTCACCCCTTTCTCTGATACCGATCGCGCGATTGCGACCTCTATCGTCGATGCCGTTGATGACACTGGCTATTTGACCGTCACGCTGGAAGAAATCCTCGAAAGTATCGGTGACGAAGAGATCGAGCCCGAAGAGATTGAAGCCGTTTTGAAGCGTATCCAACGCTTCGACCCGGTTGGCGTGGCGGCGAAAGATCTCCGTGATTGCCTTTTGATCCAGCTGTCGCAGTTCAGTAAAGAGACGCCGTGGATCGAAGAAGCCCGCTTAATCATCAGCGATCATCTGGATCTTCTGGCTAACCATGATTTCCGCACGCTCATGCGCGTCACGCGTCTGAAAGAAGAAGTGCTGAAAGAGGCGGTTAACCTGATTCAGTCGCTCGATCCGCGACCCGGACAGTCGATCCAGACCAGCGAACCGGAATATGTCATTCCGGACGTACTGGTGAGAAAACATAATGACCGCTGGGTCGTTGAACTGAATTCCGACAGCATCCCTCGCCTGCAAATCAACCAGCAGTATGCCTCCATGTGCACCAGCGTGCGCAACGACTCCGATAATCAATATATTCGTAGCAATTTGCAGGAAGCACGATGGTTGATCAAAAGTCTGGAGAGCAGAAATGATACGCTACTGCGCGTGAGCCGCTGTATTGTCGAGCAGCAGCAGGCATTCTTCGAGCAGGGCGAAGAGTATATGAAACCGATGGTACTGGCGGACATCGCCCAGGCCGTCGAAATGCACGAATCAACCATTTCTCGTGTGACCACGCAGAAGTATCTGCACAGTCCGCGAGGCATTTTTGAGCTTAAGTATTTCTTCTCCAGCCATGTGAACACCGAAGGCGGTGGCGAAGCCTCGTCAACGGCGATCCGCGCACTGGTGAAGAAGTTGATCGCCGCGGAGAATCCCGCGAAGCCACTGAGTGACAGTAAGTTAACCACCATGCTGTCCGACCAGGGTATTATGGTGGCACGCCGCACTGTTGCGAAGTATCGAGAGTCTTTATCCATTCCGCCGTCTAACCAGCGTAAACAACTGGTCTGA
- a CDS encoding ribosome hibernation promoting factor HPF: MQLNITGHNVEITDALRDFVNAKFAKLEQYFERINQVYIVLKVEKVTHISDATLHVNGGELHASAEGQDMYAAIDGLIDKLARQLNKHKDKLKQH, from the coding sequence ATGCAGCTCAACATCACAGGACACAATGTCGAAATCACTGACGCTTTGCGCGATTTTGTGAACGCTAAGTTCGCGAAACTCGAGCAGTATTTCGAAAGGATCAATCAGGTCTATATTGTGTTGAAAGTGGAGAAAGTGACTCATATCTCGGATGCAACCCTGCACGTGAACGGGGGTGAACTCCATGCCAGTGCGGAAGGGCAAGACATGTACGCTGCTATCGACGGCTTGATTGACAAGCTTGCGCGGCAGCTAAATAAACATAAAGATAAACTGAAACAACACTAA
- a CDS encoding PTS IIA-like nitrogen regulatory protein PtsN, whose translation MMNNDSALQLSNVLNQECTRSGVHCQSKKRALEIISELAAKQLGLPPQVVFEAILTREKMGSTGIGNGIAIPHGKLEEDTLRAVGVFVQLETPIAFDAIDNQPVDLLFALLVPADQTKTHLHTLSLVAKRLADKTICRRLRSAQSDEELYQIITEAEGNQDDA comes from the coding sequence ATGATGAACAACGATTCCGCTCTTCAACTGAGCAATGTCCTTAACCAGGAATGTACCCGCAGTGGCGTTCACTGCCAGAGCAAAAAACGTGCGCTGGAGATCATCAGTGAACTGGCCGCAAAACAGCTGGGACTGCCGCCGCAGGTGGTGTTCGAAGCGATTCTGACCCGCGAAAAAATGGGCAGTACCGGCATCGGCAACGGCATCGCGATCCCGCACGGCAAACTGGAAGAAGACACATTGCGTGCCGTCGGTGTATTTGTGCAGCTGGAAACGCCTATCGCCTTCGATGCCATTGATAACCAGCCCGTCGATCTCCTCTTCGCGCTGCTGGTTCCTGCCGACCAGACGAAAACGCATCTGCATACGCTTTCGCTGGTTGCTAAACGTCTGGCCGATAAAACCATTTGCCGTCGACTGCGTTCAGCCCAAAGTGATGAAGAGCTCTATCAGATTATCACTGAAGCAGAAGGCAATCAGGATGATGCATAA
- the rapZ gene encoding RNase adapter protein RapZ, protein MVLMIVSGRSGSGKSVALRALEDMGFYCVDNLPVVLLPDLARTLADRQISAAVSIDVRNMPESPEIFEQAMSNLPESFSPQLLFLDADRNTLIRRYSDTRRLHPLSSKNLSLESAIDEESDLLEPLRSRADLIVDTSEMSVHELAEMLRTRLLGKRERELTMVFESFGFKHGIPIDADYVFDVRFLPNPHWDPKLRPMTGLDKPVAAFLDRHTEVHNFIYQTRSYLELWLPMLETNNRSYLTVAIGCTGGKHRSVYIAEQLADYFRSRGKNVQSRHRTLEKRKT, encoded by the coding sequence ATGGTGCTGATGATCGTCAGCGGTCGTTCAGGGTCGGGAAAATCTGTCGCCCTGCGTGCGCTGGAAGATATGGGTTTTTACTGCGTAGATAACCTGCCGGTCGTGTTACTGCCCGATCTGGCGCGGACGCTTGCCGACAGGCAAATCTCGGCGGCCGTCAGTATCGACGTCCGTAACATGCCCGAATCACCAGAAATCTTTGAGCAGGCGATGAGCAACCTGCCGGAGTCTTTCTCACCTCAGCTGCTGTTCCTTGATGCTGACCGCAACACCCTGATTCGTCGCTACAGCGATACCCGTCGTTTGCATCCTCTTTCCAGTAAAAATCTCTCTCTGGAAAGCGCTATCGACGAAGAGAGCGATCTGCTGGAGCCGCTGCGCTCCCGTGCCGATCTGATTGTCGACACCTCCGAAATGTCCGTTCATGAGCTGGCAGAGATGTTGCGTACCCGCCTGCTGGGCAAACGCGAACGTGAACTGACGATGGTGTTCGAATCCTTCGGCTTTAAGCACGGTATTCCTATCGATGCGGATTATGTTTTCGACGTGCGCTTCCTGCCGAACCCGCACTGGGATCCAAAACTGCGTCCTATGACCGGTCTGGATAAACCCGTGGCGGCCTTCCTCGACAGGCACACAGAAGTTCACAATTTTATCTACCAGACGCGAAGCTACCTTGAGCTATGGTTACCTATGCTGGAGACAAACAATCGTAGCTACCTGACAGTGGCGATTGGTTGTACCGGCGGTAAACATCGTTCGGTTTACATCGCCGAACAGCTGGCCGACTACTTCCGTTCGCGCGGGAAGAACGTTCAGTCCCGTCATCGTACGCTGGAAAAACGTAAAACATGA
- a CDS encoding phosphocarrier protein, translating into MTVKHTVEITNKLGMHARPAMKLFELMQGFDAEVLLRNDEGTEAEANSVIALLMLDSAKGRQIEVEATGPQEVEALAAVIALFNAGFDED; encoded by the coding sequence ATGACCGTAAAACACACCGTTGAGATCACCAACAAGCTGGGCATGCATGCACGCCCGGCAATGAAACTGTTTGAGCTGATGCAGGGTTTCGATGCAGAGGTTCTGCTGCGTAACGATGAAGGTACCGAGGCGGAAGCAAACAGCGTGATTGCACTGCTGATGCTGGACTCGGCCAAAGGCCGCCAGATCGAAGTAGAAGCCACTGGCCCACAGGAAGTGGAAGCGCTGGCAGCGGTGATTGCCCTGTTTAACGCCGGGTTTGACGAAGACTGA
- the mtgA gene encoding monofunctional biosynthetic peptidoglycan transglycosylase, with amino-acid sequence MSRQFAVGTWVKRTLLRIALVLAVFWGGGIALFSIMPVPFSAVMVERQLGAWLSGDFSYVAHSDWVSIDEISPFMGLAVIAAEDQKFPEHWGFDVAAIEKALAHNERHENRVRGASTLSQQTAKNLFLWDGRSWVRKGLEAGLTLGMETVWSKKRILTIYLNIAEFGDGVFGVEAAAQRYFNKPASRLSLSEAALLAAVLPNPVRFKASAPSGYVRSRQAWIMRQMRQLGGEGFMERNKLM; translated from the coding sequence ATGAGTCGCCAGTTTGCTGTGGGTACGTGGGTGAAACGTACCCTGTTACGCATTGCGCTCGTGCTGGCTGTTTTCTGGGGCGGCGGGATCGCTTTATTCAGCATTATGCCGGTACCGTTTTCGGCCGTGATGGTTGAGCGCCAGCTCGGCGCATGGCTCTCCGGTGATTTCAGCTATGTCGCTCACTCTGACTGGGTGAGCATAGATGAAATTTCCCCGTTCATGGGACTGGCTGTGATTGCCGCAGAAGATCAAAAATTCCCGGAGCACTGGGGTTTTGACGTGGCGGCCATTGAGAAGGCTCTGGCCCATAACGAACGCCACGAAAACCGCGTGCGCGGGGCCTCGACGTTGTCGCAGCAGACGGCAAAAAATCTGTTTTTATGGGATGGTCGAAGCTGGGTACGAAAAGGGCTGGAAGCGGGTTTGACGCTGGGGATGGAAACGGTCTGGAGCAAGAAACGTATTCTGACCATCTACCTGAATATCGCCGAGTTTGGTGACGGTGTGTTTGGCGTTGAAGCGGCCGCACAGCGTTATTTCAATAAACCGGCCAGCCGGTTGAGCCTCTCTGAGGCTGCGTTGTTAGCGGCAGTATTACCGAATCCCGTTCGCTTTAAGGCCAGTGCGCCATCGGGTTATGTGCGCAGCCGTCAGGCATGGATTATGCGCCAGATGCGTCAGCTAGGTGGGGAAGGATTTATGGAGAGAAATAAGCTGATGTAG
- a CDS encoding glyoxalase produces the protein MMKKIGVVLSGCGVYDGSEIHEAVITLLALARHGAEAICFAPDKNQTDVVNHLTGESMAETRNVLTEAARIARGEIHPLIQADATELDALIVPGGFGAAKNLSTFAAQGAECHIDPDLKALSQAMHAAGKPLGFICTAPAMLPKIFDFPLRLTIGTDIDTAEVIEDMGGEHVPCPVDDIVVDEDNRIVTTPAYMLAQNIAEAATGIEKLVDRVLVLTE, from the coding sequence ATGATGAAAAAGATTGGTGTCGTGCTGAGCGGATGCGGTGTTTACGATGGTTCGGAGATACATGAAGCCGTCATTACCCTCCTGGCATTGGCCCGGCATGGTGCTGAGGCGATCTGTTTCGCGCCGGATAAAAACCAGACGGATGTTGTCAATCATCTGACTGGTGAATCGATGGCAGAAACCCGTAACGTGCTGACTGAAGCCGCACGTATTGCGAGGGGGGAGATCCATCCCCTGATTCAGGCCGATGCCACGGAGCTGGACGCGTTAATTGTGCCTGGTGGGTTTGGCGCGGCCAAAAACCTCAGTACCTTTGCGGCCCAGGGTGCGGAATGTCATATCGATCCGGATTTAAAAGCGTTGTCACAGGCGATGCATGCGGCGGGTAAACCGCTGGGCTTTATCTGTACTGCCCCGGCGATGCTACCCAAAATTTTTGATTTCCCGCTGCGCCTGACCATCGGGACGGATATTGATACTGCAGAGGTCATTGAAGATATGGGGGGCGAACATGTGCCTTGTCCGGTCGATGACATTGTGGTTGATGAAGACAACAGGATCGTCACCACACCTGCGTATATGCTGGCGCAAAATATCGCAGAGGCCGCCACGGGCATTGAAAAGCTGGTGGACAGAGTGCTGGTTCTGACTGAATGA
- a CDS encoding aerobic respiration control sensor protein translates to MKQIRMLAQYYVDLMMKLGLVRFSMLLALALVVLAIVVQMAVTMVLHGQVESIDVIRSIFFGLLITPWAVYFLSVVVEQLEESRQRLTRLVEKLEEMRERDLKLNVQLKDNIAQLNQEISEREKAEAERQTTLEQLKIEMKEREVTQIQLEQQSSFLRSFLDASPDLVFYRNEDKEFSGCNRAMEMLTGKSEKQLINLKPQDVYSEEAAAKVMETDEKVFRHNVSLTYEQWLDYPDGRKACFEIRKVPYYDRVGKRHGLMGFGRDITERKRYQDALERASRDKTTFISTISHELRTPLNGIVGLSRILLDTDLTSEQEKYLKTIHVSAVTLGNIFNDIIDMDKMERRKVQLDNQPVDFTSFLADLENLSGLQAQQKGLSFVMEPTLPLPHKVVTDGTRLRQILWNLISNAVKFTQKGRVAVRIRYDDGDMLHFEVEDSGIGIPQEEQDKIFAMYYQVKDSHGGKPATGTGIGLAVSKRLAKSMGGDITVASQAGKGSTFTLTVHAPAVAEEVEDTFENDDMPLPALHVLLVEDIELNVIVARSVLEKLGNSVDVAMTGKAALEMFTPGEYDLVLLDIQLPDMTGLDISRELTSKYAADDLPPLVALTANVLKDKKEYLDAGMDDVLSKPLAVPALTAMIKKFWDTCDEEESTMTSVDSAKAQAILDTAMLEQYIDLVGPKLITDGLAVFEKMMPGYLSVLESNLTARDQKGIVEEGHKIKGAAGSVGLRHLQQLGQQIQSPDLPAWEDNVGDWVEEMKQEWQNDVAVLKAWVDTRKK, encoded by the coding sequence ATGAAGCAAATTCGAATGCTTGCCCAGTACTACGTCGATCTGATGATGAAGCTCGGGCTGGTGCGTTTCTCCATGCTGCTGGCGCTGGCACTGGTTGTACTGGCCATTGTGGTGCAAATGGCGGTGACTATGGTTCTGCATGGTCAGGTCGAGAGTATCGACGTGATCCGCTCTATCTTCTTCGGTTTGCTGATTACGCCGTGGGCGGTCTATTTCCTCTCTGTGGTGGTTGAGCAACTCGAAGAGTCCCGTCAGCGCCTTACCCGGCTGGTTGAGAAACTGGAGGAGATGCGCGAGCGCGATCTCAAGCTCAACGTCCAGCTCAAGGACAACATTGCGCAGCTTAACCAGGAAATTTCAGAACGTGAGAAGGCTGAGGCCGAGCGTCAGACCACGCTGGAGCAGCTGAAAATCGAGATGAAAGAGCGTGAAGTGACGCAGATCCAGCTCGAACAGCAATCCTCTTTCCTGCGCTCCTTCCTTGATGCTTCACCGGATCTGGTTTTCTATCGTAATGAAGATAAAGAATTTTCCGGCTGTAACCGGGCGATGGAGATGTTGACCGGCAAAAGCGAAAAGCAATTGATTAACCTGAAACCACAGGATGTCTACTCCGAAGAGGCTGCCGCTAAAGTGATGGAGACGGATGAAAAAGTCTTCCGTCACAACGTCTCGCTGACTTACGAGCAGTGGCTGGATTACCCGGACGGACGGAAAGCCTGTTTTGAGATCCGCAAGGTACCGTACTATGACCGCGTCGGGAAACGTCACGGCCTGATGGGCTTTGGCCGCGATATTACCGAGCGTAAGCGCTATCAGGATGCGCTTGAGCGTGCCAGCCGTGACAAAACCACATTCATCTCCACCATCAGTCACGAACTGCGCACACCGCTGAACGGGATTGTCGGGTTAAGTCGCATTTTGCTGGATACCGATCTGACCAGTGAACAGGAGAAATACCTTAAAACGATCCACGTCTCGGCGGTCACGTTGGGCAATATCTTCAATGATATTATCGATATGGATAAGATGGAGCGCCGTAAGGTCCAGCTTGATAATCAGCCGGTTGATTTCACCAGCTTCCTTGCCGATCTGGAGAACCTTTCCGGTTTGCAGGCGCAGCAAAAGGGGTTGAGCTTTGTCATGGAGCCAACGCTGCCGTTGCCGCATAAAGTGGTGACGGACGGTACGCGTCTGCGACAAATTCTGTGGAACCTGATCAGTAACGCCGTGAAGTTTACCCAGAAGGGGCGGGTTGCAGTGCGTATCCGCTATGACGACGGCGATATGCTGCACTTTGAGGTGGAAGACTCAGGGATTGGTATTCCGCAGGAAGAACAGGACAAAATCTTCGCCATGTATTATCAGGTGAAGGACAGCCACGGCGGTAAGCCTGCAACGGGGACCGGTATTGGCCTGGCGGTGTCTAAACGTCTTGCGAAGAGTATGGGTGGGGATATCACGGTGGCCAGCCAGGCGGGCAAAGGCTCTACCTTTACCCTGACGGTGCATGCGCCAGCGGTGGCAGAAGAGGTTGAGGATACCTTTGAAAACGACGATATGCCGCTGCCAGCGCTGCACGTTCTGCTGGTGGAAGACATTGAGCTGAACGTGATTGTGGCTCGTTCAGTGCTGGAAAAACTGGGCAACAGTGTGGATGTGGCGATGACCGGGAAAGCCGCACTGGAGATGTTCACTCCGGGTGAATATGACCTCGTCCTGCTGGATATTCAGCTGCCGGATATGACCGGCCTGGATATCTCACGTGAACTGACGAGCAAGTATGCTGCCGACGATCTGCCGCCGCTGGTTGCGCTGACGGCAAATGTGCTGAAAGACAAAAAAGAGTACCTCGATGCCGGTATGGATGATGTGCTCAGCAAGCCGCTGGCGGTGCCTGCCCTGACCGCCATGATCAAGAAGTTCTGGGATACCTGTGATGAAGAGGAAAGCACCATGACGTCTGTTGATAGCGCAAAAGCACAAGCAATACTGGATACCGCCATGCTGGAGCAGTATATCGATCTGGTTGGCCCAAAACTGATTACCGACGGTCTGGCCGTGTTTGAAAAAATGATGCCGGGCTACCTGAGCGTGCTGGAGTCTAACCTGACCGCGCGTGACCAGAAAGGTATCGTCGAAGAGGGGCATAAGATCAAAGGCGCGGCGGGTTCGGTCGGGCTACGCCACCTGCAACAACTGGGACAACAAATTCAGTCGCCTGATTTACCTGCCTGGGAAGATAACGTGGGTGATTGGGTTGAAGAGATGAAGCAGGAGTGGCAGAACGATGTGGCGGTGCTGAAAGCCTGGGTGGATACCAGAAAAAAATGA
- a CDS encoding LPS export ABC transporter permease LptG → MQAFGVLDRYIGKTIFSTIMMTLFMLVSLSGIIKFVDQLKKAGQGSYDAMGAGMFTLLSVPKDVQIFFPMAALLGALLGLGMLAQRSELVVMQASGFTRMQVALSVMKTAIPLVLLTMAIGEWVAPQGEQTARNFRAQAMYGGSLLSTQQGLWAKDGNNFVYIERVKGDDELGGVSIYAFNNERRLQSVRYAASAKFDTANKLWRLSQVDESDLTDPKQITGSQTVSGTWKTKLTPDKLGVVALDPDALSISGLHNYVKYLKSSGQDAGRYQLNMWSKIFQPMSVAVMMLMALSFIFGPLRSVPMGIRVVTGISFGFVFYVLDQIFGPLTLVYGIPPIIGALLPSASFFLISLWLLLKRS, encoded by the coding sequence ATGCAGGCGTTTGGCGTTCTCGATCGCTATATCGGTAAAACAATTTTCTCCACCATCATGATGACATTGTTCATGCTGGTGTCGCTCTCCGGCATCATCAAATTTGTCGATCAGCTGAAAAAAGCCGGGCAGGGGAGCTACGATGCAATGGGCGCGGGGATGTTTACCCTGCTCAGTGTGCCAAAAGATGTGCAGATCTTCTTCCCGATGGCGGCGCTGTTAGGCGCGCTGCTTGGGCTGGGGATGCTGGCGCAGCGTAGTGAGCTGGTGGTCATGCAAGCCTCCGGTTTTACCCGTATGCAGGTTGCCCTGTCAGTCATGAAAACGGCGATCCCGTTGGTACTGCTGACGATGGCGATTGGTGAGTGGGTGGCACCGCAGGGCGAGCAGACAGCGCGTAACTTCCGTGCTCAGGCGATGTACGGTGGTTCACTGCTCTCGACTCAGCAAGGTCTGTGGGCGAAAGATGGCAATAACTTTGTCTATATCGAACGTGTGAAAGGTGATGACGAACTGGGCGGCGTGAGTATTTATGCTTTCAATAATGAGCGTCGTTTACAGTCTGTTCGCTATGCCGCATCGGCCAAATTTGATACGGCTAACAAGCTGTGGCGTTTGTCGCAGGTTGATGAATCTGACCTGACAGACCCGAAACAGATCACCGGTTCTCAGACGGTTTCCGGCACGTGGAAGACTAAGCTCACTCCGGACAAACTGGGTGTCGTTGCGCTGGATCCTGACGCGCTCTCCATTAGCGGTTTGCACAACTATGTGAAATACCTGAAGTCGAGCGGGCAGGATGCCGGGCGTTATCAGCTCAATATGTGGAGCAAAATCTTCCAGCCGATGTCCGTGGCGGTAATGATGCTGATGGCCCTGTCGTTTATCTTCGGGCCGCTGCGTAGCGTGCCGATGGGGATTCGTGTTGTCACCGGTATCAGCTTCGGCTTTGTGTTCTACGTCCTCGACCAGATTTTCGGCCCGCTGACGCTGGTTTATGGCATTCCGCCGATTATCGGTGCGCTGCTGCCGAGTGCCAGCTTCTTCCTGATCAGCCTCTGGCTGCTTCTGAAACGTTCCTGA
- a CDS encoding LPS export ABC transporter permease LptF encodes MIIIRYLVRETLKSQLAILFILLLIFFCQKLVKILGAAVDGEIPTNLVLSLLGLGIPEMAQLILPLSLFLGLLMTLGRLYTESEITVMHACGLSKAVLVKAAFVLALFTGIVAAVNVMWAGPMSSRHQDEVLAEAKANPGMAALAQGQFQQATDGNSVLFIESVDGSKFNDVFLAQLRTKGNARPSVVVADSGQLAQRKDGSQIVTLNKGTRFEGTAMLRDFRITDFMNYQAIIGHQAVALDSSDTEQMDMRTLWNTDTDRAKAEFHWRITLVFTVFMMAFIVVPLSVVNPRQGRVLSMLPAMLLYLVYFLLQTSIRSNGAKGKLDPMVWTWVVNSVYILLALGLNLWDTVPVRRIRARFSRKGAL; translated from the coding sequence GTGATAATCATAAGATATCTGGTGCGGGAGACGCTCAAAAGCCAACTGGCGATCCTCTTCATCCTGCTGCTGATTTTTTTCTGTCAGAAGCTGGTTAAGATCCTCGGTGCGGCCGTTGACGGCGAAATTCCAACGAATCTGGTGCTTTCCCTGCTAGGTTTAGGGATCCCGGAAATGGCGCAGCTTATCCTGCCGCTAAGTCTTTTCCTTGGTCTGCTCATGACGTTGGGCAGGCTCTATACCGAAAGTGAAATTACGGTCATGCACGCCTGCGGCTTGAGTAAAGCCGTGCTGGTGAAAGCAGCCTTTGTTCTGGCGCTGTTCACCGGCATTGTTGCCGCCGTGAACGTGATGTGGGCCGGCCCCATGTCCTCTCGCCATCAGGATGAAGTGCTGGCTGAAGCCAAAGCGAACCCCGGCATGGCAGCGTTAGCGCAGGGACAGTTCCAGCAGGCGACTGACGGTAACTCTGTACTGTTTATTGAGAGCGTTGATGGCAGTAAATTCAACGACGTCTTCCTGGCGCAGCTACGGACGAAAGGTAATGCGCGTCCGTCGGTGGTGGTTGCAGATTCCGGTCAGCTGGCCCAGCGTAAAGATGGTTCCCAGATAGTGACGCTGAATAAAGGGACCCGTTTTGAAGGGACCGCGATGCTGCGTGATTTCCGTATTACGGACTTCATGAACTATCAGGCCATTATTGGCCATCAGGCAGTGGCACTGGATTCAAGTGACACCGAGCAGATGGATATGCGCACGCTATGGAATACGGACACCGACAGGGCGAAAGCGGAGTTCCACTGGCGTATTACTCTCGTCTTCACCGTGTTTATGATGGCATTTATTGTTGTCCCACTGAGCGTAGTGAACCCGCGTCAGGGACGCGTGCTCTCTATGCTGCCAGCGATGCTGCTTTACCTGGTGTATTTCCTGCTGCAAACCTCGATTCGCTCTAACGGTGCGAAAGGTAAGCTGGACCCGATGGTCTGGACGTGGGTCGTCAACAGCGTGTATATCCTGCTGGCGCTGGGATTAAACCTGTGGGATACGGTGCCGGTGCGCCGCATTCGTGCCCGATTCTCGCGTAAAGGAGCGTTGTAA